From the Aquirufa lenticrescens genome, the window CAATTGTCATGTCTGCGGTAGGTGTATATTATTACTTCAAAGGAATCATCGCGATCTACTTCAAAGAAGGAGATATCGAACGCATCGAATTACCGGGATTAGTGAAGTTCGCGATGTGGGCTTGTACCCTAGGTACCTTGTTATTAGGCGTGTATCCAAGCATCGTAAAAAACCTCTTTTAAGCTAGGCCTTTGAGCGACAAGAAAGCCCCCCTCTTTAATCAGAAAGACTTATTCGCCTACTTCGTGGTGGCTGGATTAGGGGCTTGTGTTCAACTGCTCGCTGGCGGATTAATCAAGGATTGGTTCCGCGTCTCATATGAGGATTCCATTCTCCCTGCTTATTTCATTGCCTTAGTGGTGGGTTTTTTCCTAACCAAACTGTTTGCTTTTAACGCACGCCAAAGTCAGCAAACCAGACGCGAGATGTTCAAGTATGTCCTAGTGGCCAGCTTTTCAGGCATCATTACCTGGCTTTTCAGTACGATTCCTTACGAATTCATTCACTCGCATCATCCTGATCTCTTTTTTGCCATTCCCTATTCGGTCAAAAAACTAAATATCACACAGATAGCGACAACCCTTCATGGGATGGGTTATAGTTTTGTCTCGAATTACATCTTGCACAAGACCTTTACCTTCAAATCAAGCGGCTTTTACGATCGCTTCAAAGACCTAATAAAATAGGACTTATCTAATTTAGACCTTTTCTAAGGTCGCAATTCTTAAGAATTCCTAAGCCGATTAGAGCATCTAGAAGCTGTTTTTCAAAAAAAATAAACCATTCCTTAAAAAAATCTTAAAAATTTATTTGCATTTATTTGTACTTATAAAATAATGCCGTAGATTTGTAGCTCAAACCTTAAACAAAATAAGAAATGAAAAAAGTATTCGCTCTAGCTTTCGTTGCTGCAATGGTAACTTTAGCATCTTGTGGTGAGAAGAAAGCAGAAGCTTCTGCTGACACTGTTGCTGTTGATTCTGCTGCTGCTGCTGCTCCAGCTGATTCTGCTGCTGCTGACACTGCTGCTGCTGACACTGCTGCTGCTAAATAATTTTAGCACAACGATCAGAAAAAAGTCCTTCGCATGCGAAGGACTTTTTTTATGTCTAAAATCCGGATGAAGAATAAAAAGATTGATTCCTTTTTTGATCACTTCCCACCCAAAGTTGCGGAGTACTGCTTTCAACTTTGGCATGATTATTCTTTTGACTTTATTGTCAGCAAATCGCGCGATTCTAAATTAGGCGATTACCGTTTCAGCCCAACGAAAGGCCACCAAGTCACGGTTAATCACAACCTGAACCCATACGCCTTCCTGGTCACCTACATCCACGAAGTCGCCCATTTAACCACTTACCTAGCTCACAAGAACAAGGTCCTTCCGCATGGACAGGAGTGGAAGACGGAATTCTACAACCTCTTCGAGCCCATCTTGGATGAAGACTTGCTACCCGCTGATTTAGTTAAGGTGCTCAGAGCCTATTTAAAAAATCCGGCAGCCTCCTCGAACGGCTACCAGCCTTTAGTTGACATCCTCAAAAGCTTCGACTCAGAACCGCCCGCAGGAACTCCGTTAATCGAATTAGCAGAAGGCGCACACTTTGCCTTAAAAAACCTACGCTTCATCAAAGGGAAACTTCGCCGAACCCGTTACATTTGCAAAGAATTAAATTCAGGCAGAAACTACCTGGTGGCAAAGAATGCGTACGTGTTACCGATTGAGATTTCTTAGCATTTCCCTTTTCCTGCTTTTGGCGGCATTTGCAGGACGTGCCCAAAACTCTGTCCTAGCCAGTGGCCAATGGCTGAAAGTGGGGATCACACAATCCGGCATTTACCAAATCACACCTACTTGGCTTTCCTCATTAGGCTTAAAAGCAAGTTCAATCGGTGTCTATGGACACGAATTAGGCGAATTACCCCAGGCAAACTCCGCTGCTAGGCCCATCGATTTACAAGCGATTCCCTTCCTGAAACAAGGAGATAAAATCTTGTTTTATGGAGAGAAATTTATTCACCACTACAGCGATACTACTTTCTATTTCATCCGCTTAGATGATCCGGCGCCTAAAGGTATTACGGATTTTCCGTCGGTCACGGCTAGCACAACAGCTTTAGATTATGGCTATAGTCGTTTTCACTACGAGCCAGAAACGTACAATCTCTTGCAATCAGGCCGAGAATGGCTGGGAGATGGCTTTTTTGGCAATGTGAACCGAACGATTCAATATCCTTTAGCAGACTACAAAACGGGGATTCCGAGCTTGCTCTCAGGCAGATTAGCCTCCTCCTCTGTCGCACCGGGCACGTTTACGTTCAGTATTCCAGGGAACACCATTGCACCCATTCGTTTTCCTGCCACAACAGGCGGTCGTTATGACCAAAAAGCTTTTTTACAAACCTTTTCCGCTTCCGTAAATCCAGAGATTAAGGACCAAAGCTGGACCTGGAATTTAGCTTATAGCAATACCACAGGTTCCGGCTATATCGATTATATCGACCTTCACTACCCTCGAAAATTCAATGCCACGATCGAGAATCCGCATTATTTTTTACCTAATAAAACCGATTCTACTTTCAGCATCAGTATTCAAAATCGCCAAGCAAACCACTTAGTATGGATCAAGCTCGCCGGCAAAAGCTGGCAAAATGTAAGCTCTCTCGCTTTTAACAAAGTAGCCCCTGGCGCTGAATTGTTGATTTTTGATCCGGCAAAAGCGGCAGACCCGAAAACGGGCGAAAACCTAGCGAATCAAAACATTCGGGCTGACGCCTCCGCGGATTTATTAATCCTTTCTAGCCCTTCCATCCTTCCAGCTGCAAAACTGCTAGCATCCTATAAAAACTCCAAAGGCATTGCTACCAAGGCCTATTCTACAAAAGAAATCTACAACGAATTCTCTGCGGGTAAAACAGACGTGACGGCAATTCGCGATTTCATTCGGGTTAAAAAACCTCGATATGTCCTATTATTAGGCGATGCTACGGTGGATTATAAAGGAATCAACAAAGTCGCCACCGCCATTGAAAGACAGAATTATGTACCGAGCTATGAAAGTCGCGAGTCCTTGCAACCATTGCAGACCTATGTTTCGGATGATTATTTCGGCTTGATTGCTGACAACCAAGGCGAGTGGCTCGAAGGCAATGAGGCGATGAACGAACCAATAGCAGTAGGAATTGGCCGTATACCGGCTAGGTCATTTGAAGAGGCGAATACAGTAGTCAATAAATTAATCAGTTACGAGACGCGCGCTCAGCTGCAACCCTATCGCTTTGCTTGGCTAGCCGATGACGGCGACGCTAACATTCACGTGCAAGATGCGGAAGACTTTGCGCGCTTGATCCCTGAAGCCTATCAAGTCCAAAAAACTTACCTCGATCAGTTTCCTCAGGAAGTGAATAACGGATTTTATACCTCAGCAGCTGGCAAAAAAGCCAGCTTAGCACTATTTAACCGCGATGCCGACTTTATCCATTTCTTAGGCCACGGATCAGAGTCCGCCTGGACAGACGAGAAAATCATCACGAATAACGAGATTCAAACGCTCAAAAACAGCCGACATCTTCCCCTTTTGTTAACAGCGACTTGCCAGTTTGGCCGTTTTGACGACCCTAACCAATTGTCTGGAGCAGAATTGAGCCTCTTATCAAATCAGGGTGGGGCAATCGGACTTATTTCTACAACACGACCTGTCTTTCAGAGCAGCAATTACCTATTCGGCCAAGCCTTTTATAGACAATTAGCTAACCATCTAACAGATAAAAACTACCGACTCGGAGATTTATTCAAGGATGCGAAAAACGATAGTCAATCAGGTGTGATTAATCGCAATATCACGCTATTGGGCGACCCTACGTATGCACTTCCGTGGAATCAGCAGGCACTTACAATCCGACTAGACACCTTGGCTTCAGGAATCATTCAAGGTCAAACGACACCCAGCATTGATGGGGAGATTCGCTTGTTTTATTTTGGAGAAGATACGCCTATGCAGACGTTGGGAACCAAAACGGATAAATTCAGCTATCTCATTTCAGGGGATTTAGTGGCCATCAACAGTGCAAAGGTCGAAAAAGGTAAATTTAGCCTGGGGAATGTGCCAGCAGCTAGATTAAAATGGACCGCACGAACAACGGCGGAAACGTATGGCGGAGGAATGAAAAGTGTTTTAAAAACGACTTCAGAGGCAAAAGAAGTAAACGCGCCGGTACTGACAGCCAGCCTTCTGAATGAATCTGATCCACTGGCATGCTCTCCTAATCCGTTATTGCAAATCAAGATTAGCGATGCGAGTTCCCTACGACTCGTAGGCCCTAAAGGCGAAAAAGCGCTGATCTCCATCAACGATACCTTGGAAATTCCCTTCTCTGATATATTTACCCCCGAGCCAGGAAATAGCAAACAAGGCACCGTTACCTTCCCATTTGAATCACTAGCTCCCGGGTTGTATAAAATCAAGGCAAATGTGTTCGACGTACATACGAATCAAGGATTTTGTTCGTTTGAATTCCGGGTTTCGGCAGATGCAAAAGAGCAAGGTTCGCTCCGAATTTACCCGAATCCGATAACAGAGCGGACGAGCTTTTCATTTTTACAAGAGAAACGCTGGACAAGCTATCGTTACAAGCTAAAAATTTATAGTAACTTAGGGAAGCAAATGCTCGAAAAGTCGGGAACGGTCCTAGGAAGTGATTCCTTAAACCAAACTTTCACGATCGATTGGAGTACGGCAGAAAAGAGCCAATTAGATTTTATTAACTATTACCAAATAGAGATTACGTACGACGATGGAACTCCATTTAGAAGCTTCAGCGGTCGTATTGGAAATATAAAATAACCCATGAAAAGAGTCCTAACCCTTTTATTTATTACTGTTGGATTCACGTCCTACGCTCAAACAACCTTAGTTTCTGGCCAAATCAATGCCGGCCGCATACCCACTCCTACCCTCTTATTCTTAAACGTAGCTCCTGATGCTCGTTCGGCGGCAATGGGTGATGCTGGGGTCGCTTTATCAGTGGATGCAAATGCGATTCACTGGAATACCGCAAAGTTAGCTACCACTGAGAAAAAAATGGGTTTTTCCTTGTCTTACACGCCATGGTTGCGAAACCTGGTAAACGATATGGCGCTTTACAATGTGGCGGGATATACAGTGACGAAAAAGAACTTGGTGTTTGGGTTCTCTGTTGATTATTTCGATCAAGGGATGTTCCAAGCCACGTTAGATAATGGTACAAGTGCAGGTAATTTTAATTCCAAAGAATTCGCCTTAGGCATCTCTCACGCTAGAAAATTATCCCCAGCCCTTTCATTAGGGATGAATTTAAAATACATTAACTCGAACTTATTAGGTAATTACCAAGGGAGCGGTGGATTGAACAATGCCTTAAAACCTGCTGAAACGGTGGCGGCCGACATTTCAGTGTTTTATTCGAAACCGACCACGGCTCCATGGAAATACAGCTACGGCTTGACCCTTTCAAACATCTCGGGTAAGGTAACGTATGGCGGAACAGAGAAAAACTTCATTCCTACGAATTTACGTATCGGAATGGCGGCGACGCATGAAATCGATGACCTGAACAAATTGACCTTTACGGTTGATTTAAACAAATTAATGGTCCCTACGCCTCCTGCTTACGTGAATGGAAAAATGGTCGGAACTGATCCGGCGACGGTTTCGGCGATTGGTGGTATTTTTGGTTCCCTAGGGGATGCACCTGATGGCATCAGCGAAGAGATGAAAGAGGTGACTACGTCTGTGGGCGCGGAATATTTGTTCAATAATGCCTTTGCGTTAAGAACGGGTTATTTTCACGAGAGTGAAATGAAGGGAAATCGCAAGTACTTTACCTTTGGTTTAGGCTTTAAGATGGACCAAAAATACGGCTTGGACTTCGCCTACCTCGTTCCAAGTGGACAAGGAAGTCCCTTAGCGAACACCTTACGTTTAACGCTCATTGCGGGCATTAATCAGCCAGTAAAATAAGTATGTTAGATCGCAGCGTCGCACCAGCCGCCTTTCCGGTGGAGAAAGTTTTATTTCCCAAACCCCTGCAGTATACCTTAGCCAACGGCATTGAAGTGTGGGTGGTTTCTGCAGGAGAGCAAGAAGTTTTTAAATTTGAATTAAGTACGAAAGCGGGGGCGATTCATAGTTCTTTGGCGGGATTAGCTGGAATGACAGCGTCTTTAATGAAGCGCGGAACTAGTACTCGCACAGCGCAGGAAATTCACCAGGATTTTGATTTTTTCGGAGCCTTCTGGGATATACAAGCGAATCTTGATCACGGTACGTTTACCGTATATGGATTATCGAAGCACTTTAATTCCCTTATTCCGCTCGTTTCTGAAATACTTCAGGATGCGACTTTCCCAGCGGAAGAAGTCGAAAAAGAGATTGAGATCGAACGTCAAAAAACGAAACTGAACTGGGAGAAAACCTCCTATTCTGCTAGCCAGAAATTTCGTGCTCAAGTTTTCCCAAACGACCCCTATGGCCGTTTTACGGTGGCAGAGGATTTTGACAAATTAGACCGTGCAGCACTTATCCAGCAGTATGCAACAACGTGGGCATCTCAAAAACCGGTCATTTTCCTTTCTGGTAAGATCTCCGAAGAGCAAATCGCTTATTTAGATCAGACGCTTGGAAAAATTAAGTATGCAAGCTCAGAACTAACAATTCCAGCACTTTCAATCGCTTTGAATCCCATCAAAATTCGGGAAGAAAAAGAGGGATCCGTGCAAAGCTCTATTCGATTTGGTTTGCCTGCGATTTCCAGAACGCATCCTGATTATTTTAAGTTTAGCTTAATGAATACGGTCTTGGGCGGATATTTCGGTTCGAGATTACAGAAAAATATTCGAGAAGATAAAGGTTTCACCTACGGCATTTCGTCTAGCCTTGCACCTTATCCACGCGGTGGGTATTGGGTGGTTGGTACGGATGTGAATGGGGAGAATGTGGATGCGACTTTGGCAGAAATTAAAAAGGAAATCACCATTCTTCAAACTGAATTGATACCGCAGGAAGAACTTGAAATCGTCCAAAATTACCTGATGGGCAGCTTCACAGGAGAACTGACGCAGGCTTTTGACATCGCTGAAAAAGTGCGCGTGATTCAATTAAACGGGTTAGCGCCTGATTTTTATGATCAATTTCAGGACCAGGTACTAAAAATCCAGGCCCAGGATATTAGAGACATGGCTACTAAATACCTGAACCTGGATTTGATGCACGAGGTGATCGTGGGGTAAGAATTAGAACGTAGCTAACTCTCTGAATTCATTCACACGGCTCGCTAAATCAGCTTCCGTGATTTCGAATAAACGCTCTGTACCGAATTTCTCCACACAGAAAGAAGCCATCGCAGATCCGTGAACGATCGCGCGGCGCATGTTTTCAAACGAAATATCGTCCGTCTTTGCTAGGTAACCAATGAATCCTCCTACGAACGTATCGCCCGCGCCAGTCGGATCGAAAACATCCTCTAATGGAAGTGCAGGGCAATAGAACATGCGATCTCCTTGGAACAATAAGGCACCGTGCTCCCCTTTCTTAATAATCAAGGTCTTAGGTCCCATCGCCATAATCATCTTAGCAGCAGTGCGAAGAGAGTATTGCTCAGATAATTGACGAGCTTCCTCATCATTAATGCAAAGCACATCCACCATCGTCAACACACGCTTCAAATCGTCCATCGCCACATCCATCCAGAAGTTCATGGTGTCCATTACGACTAATTTGGGGCGTTTGTTTAGCCCTTGAATCGCCTCGATTTGCACTTGTGGCGTCAGGTTTCCTAACATTAAATAATCACAATCTTGGTAAGACGCAGGTATTTCTGGTTTGAAATCAGCTAACACGTTCAATTCCGTCACTAAAGTGTCACGTGAATTCATGTTGTTGTGGTATTTACCTGCCCAAAAGAACGATTTCTCCCCTTTCTTGATTTGTAAACCGTCCAAATTGATGCCGCGAGACGTCAAAGTGTCCATGTATTCTTGTGGAAAATCATCTCCCACTACGGCTACTACATTCACCTTTGGCAAAAAGAAAGCCGCAGATAAAGCGATGTACGTACAAGATCCACCGATGATTTTATCGGTCTTTCCGTAAGGGGTTTCTAAGGCGTCGAACGCAACGGTTCCAATAGATAATAAGCTCATAATTAATTATTTAACCTACTTTAGGACAACGACTAAAGGGTTGATTTGGATTGAAAAATTTACGGTATGTAATAAAAGTTTTATCATTTGTGGCTCCTAATTGGGAGACAAAGCGAAGCATTTTAGGATTAAAGTCACCCACCCAGTTCATGTCCATGGTGGTATACGGATAGAATGGATTCGTACGAGCAACTTCGCGGAAACGTAGCGCAATAGCGGATTCGACCCCTTTACCCTGGTGATCTGGAGTTACCCCAAAAATCACCCCACACGTACGGGTCAAGGTTCCTTTTAATTTCAATAAAAGGAATTTAATCATGCCCCACCAATTCAATTTGCCATTTAGGTGTTTCACGATTTGGTTTAAATCGGGAATCACAATGAAGAATGCCACCGGCGTTCCGTCTGTTGTATAGGCAAACCAGAGTAATTGCTCATCGATGATAGGCTTCATGGTTTTCACGAGTTTTTGAGCCGATTCCGAACTCATCTCCTTGACTCCTGGGAATTTCGCCCAAGCGGCATTGAAAATGAAACGAAAATCTTCCGCATATTTAGACAGATTACTCTTCTCAATGTGCTGAAAAACGTAGTCTGGATTCTCAAAAATACGCTGGGCTTTCTCCTCGATTCCCTGCGTCACATTAGCGCCAGCGATGGGCGAAACAAACACATATTGCTGGAAATAGTCTTGAAAACCATAGTTTTCGAAGAACGGAATGTAATAAGGCTTCGTCCAAGGCATTTTATAAGTGGGCTCAAACTCCCAACCTTTGACCATCAAACCCCAGAAACTATCGCGCTCCCCAAAATTAATCGGGCCATCCATCCCCTCCATTCCTCGCTCCGCTAGCCAATTTTGACATGCCTCAAATAGCATAAACGCTGCTTTCTCGTCTTCGATACACTCAAAGAAACCCATTCCACCCACGGGAACTTCGCCCTCTTTCGTGTTTCGCTCATAAAAGGCCGCCACACGACCGATGGCCTCTCCCGATTCCGAAAACAAAATCCAACGGATCGCCTCCCCTTGCTTGAAATGAGGATTCTTACGCGGATCGAATACCGATGAAATATCGTTATCTAAGGGACGAATCCAATTAGGATCGCTGGCATAGAGCTGAACCGGGAATTCCAAAAAGGTCTTTTTTAGTCGAGCGTCGTCTCCTACTTCTCTCAAAAACATGCGAATAACGTTAGAATGCGAAAAAACATACAAAGGTAATGAATTGCGTTTGGGTTTGGTGAATTAAAAGAATCCAATTAATTTTAATTCCTTATTATCCCCTTTCGATCAGAAACGATCCGCTTACCATGCAGCCCTTAAAGATATACAATACCTTGAGTCGTGAAAAAGAACTTTTCACCCCGATACACGAAAATCACGTCGGACTTTATGTCTGCGGACCCACGGTATACAATTATGCCCACTTGGGCAATGTGCGCACGTTTACGTCTTTTGACATCTTAAATCGCTATTTATTGCATATCGGATATAAGGTGCGTTATGTACGTAACATTACGGACGTAGGTCACTTAGTGGGTGACGGCGATGAGGGCGAGGATAAGATTGGGAAGATGGCCAAATTGGAAAAATTAGAGCCGATGGAAATCGTTCATCGCTTTACCCAAGACTTCCACCAAGTATTAGAAAAGTTCAATCTGCTCCCTCCTAACATAGAGCCTACGGCAACAGGACATATCGTGGAGCAAATCGAGACCACAAAATCCTTAATTGAAAAAGGTTTAGCTTACGAATCGAATGGTTCGGTGTATTTTGACATTGAAACCTATAATAATAATGGCGGCAATTATGGACATCTGTCTGGCCGCGTGATTGAAGACTTATTAACTGAAACGCGTGACTTAGATGGTGTGGGGGAAAAGCGCAGTCCATTGGATTTTGCGCTATGGAAAAAAGCCGCTCCGGAACATATCATGCGCTGGCCATCTCCTTGGGGAGAGGGTTTCCCAGGCTGGCACTTAGAATGTACTTGCATGAGCCACAAATACTTAGGCGACACATTTGACATTCATGGCGGTGGAATGGATTTAAAATTCCCGCACCACGAATGTGAAATTGCACAAGCAAAAGGGGCCTATGACCGCGCTCCGGTACGTTACTGGATGCACACAAATATGTTAACCGTTAATGGCCAAAAAATGAGTAAATCCCTGGGGAACTCGTTTTTACCGGCTGAGTTAATTGCCGGAAATCACCCGCTATTAGATCAAGCTTACAGCCCCATGACGGTACGTTTCTTTATGTTGCAGTCACAATACCGCAGCACTTTGGACTTCTCAAACGATGCCTTAAAAGCAGCCCAAAAAGGATACAAGAAGATTGCAAACGGTTTGCGCATCATTAAAAAGTTAGCTTATCCTGCAGATATTACCGCGAACCCGGATGCTGCCCAAGAAAAGGAAATTAAAGACGCCATTCAAGGTTGTTACGACGGAATGAATGATGACTTGAACACGGCAGTAGCGATTGCGCACTTGTTTACCTTGTTGAAGAAAATCAATTCGCTTTACACGGGAGCATTGGCCTTCGAATCTATTTCTGCTGAAACATTTTCGAATTTACAGCGTTCTTATATCAGCATTTTAGAAGACGTCCTTGGGATTATTGAAGAGGTCCCTGCTGAGATGAATGGTTTGACAGAGGAACTTCTTCAGCTCTACAAGGGTTTCAAGGAAAGTAGACAATACGACAAAGTAGACGAAATCCGCGGCGCCTTCAAATCTGCTGGATTATTGATTAAAGACATGAAAAACTCCATCGA encodes:
- a CDS encoding GtrA family protein translates to MSDKKAPLFNQKDLFAYFVVAGLGACVQLLAGGLIKDWFRVSYEDSILPAYFIALVVGFFLTKLFAFNARQSQQTRREMFKYVLVASFSGIITWLFSTIPYEFIHSHHPDLFFAIPYSVKKLNITQIATTLHGMGYSFVSNYILHKTFTFKSSGFYDRFKDLIK
- a CDS encoding SprT-like domain-containing protein; its protein translation is MKNKKIDSFFDHFPPKVAEYCFQLWHDYSFDFIVSKSRDSKLGDYRFSPTKGHQVTVNHNLNPYAFLVTYIHEVAHLTTYLAHKNKVLPHGQEWKTEFYNLFEPILDEDLLPADLVKVLRAYLKNPAASSNGYQPLVDILKSFDSEPPAGTPLIELAEGAHFALKNLRFIKGKLRRTRYICKELNSGRNYLVAKNAYVLPIEIS
- the porU gene encoding type IX secretion system sortase PorU — protein: MRFLSISLFLLLAAFAGRAQNSVLASGQWLKVGITQSGIYQITPTWLSSLGLKASSIGVYGHELGELPQANSAARPIDLQAIPFLKQGDKILFYGEKFIHHYSDTTFYFIRLDDPAPKGITDFPSVTASTTALDYGYSRFHYEPETYNLLQSGREWLGDGFFGNVNRTIQYPLADYKTGIPSLLSGRLASSSVAPGTFTFSIPGNTIAPIRFPATTGGRYDQKAFLQTFSASVNPEIKDQSWTWNLAYSNTTGSGYIDYIDLHYPRKFNATIENPHYFLPNKTDSTFSISIQNRQANHLVWIKLAGKSWQNVSSLAFNKVAPGAELLIFDPAKAADPKTGENLANQNIRADASADLLILSSPSILPAAKLLASYKNSKGIATKAYSTKEIYNEFSAGKTDVTAIRDFIRVKKPRYVLLLGDATVDYKGINKVATAIERQNYVPSYESRESLQPLQTYVSDDYFGLIADNQGEWLEGNEAMNEPIAVGIGRIPARSFEEANTVVNKLISYETRAQLQPYRFAWLADDGDANIHVQDAEDFARLIPEAYQVQKTYLDQFPQEVNNGFYTSAAGKKASLALFNRDADFIHFLGHGSESAWTDEKIITNNEIQTLKNSRHLPLLLTATCQFGRFDDPNQLSGAELSLLSNQGGAIGLISTTRPVFQSSNYLFGQAFYRQLANHLTDKNYRLGDLFKDAKNDSQSGVINRNITLLGDPTYALPWNQQALTIRLDTLASGIIQGQTTPSIDGEIRLFYFGEDTPMQTLGTKTDKFSYLISGDLVAINSAKVEKGKFSLGNVPAARLKWTARTTAETYGGGMKSVLKTTSEAKEVNAPVLTASLLNESDPLACSPNPLLQIKISDASSLRLVGPKGEKALISINDTLEIPFSDIFTPEPGNSKQGTVTFPFESLAPGLYKIKANVFDVHTNQGFCSFEFRVSADAKEQGSLRIYPNPITERTSFSFLQEKRWTSYRYKLKIYSNLGKQMLEKSGTVLGSDSLNQTFTIDWSTAEKSQLDFINYYQIEITYDDGTPFRSFSGRIGNIK
- the porV gene encoding type IX secretion system outer membrane channel protein PorV — its product is MKRVLTLLFITVGFTSYAQTTLVSGQINAGRIPTPTLLFLNVAPDARSAAMGDAGVALSVDANAIHWNTAKLATTEKKMGFSLSYTPWLRNLVNDMALYNVAGYTVTKKNLVFGFSVDYFDQGMFQATLDNGTSAGNFNSKEFALGISHARKLSPALSLGMNLKYINSNLLGNYQGSGGLNNALKPAETVAADISVFYSKPTTAPWKYSYGLTLSNISGKVTYGGTEKNFIPTNLRIGMAATHEIDDLNKLTFTVDLNKLMVPTPPAYVNGKMVGTDPATVSAIGGIFGSLGDAPDGISEEMKEVTTSVGAEYLFNNAFALRTGYFHESEMKGNRKYFTFGLGFKMDQKYGLDFAYLVPSGQGSPLANTLRLTLIAGINQPVK
- a CDS encoding M16 family metallopeptidase; translation: MLDRSVAPAAFPVEKVLFPKPLQYTLANGIEVWVVSAGEQEVFKFELSTKAGAIHSSLAGLAGMTASLMKRGTSTRTAQEIHQDFDFFGAFWDIQANLDHGTFTVYGLSKHFNSLIPLVSEILQDATFPAEEVEKEIEIERQKTKLNWEKTSYSASQKFRAQVFPNDPYGRFTVAEDFDKLDRAALIQQYATTWASQKPVIFLSGKISEEQIAYLDQTLGKIKYASSELTIPALSIALNPIKIREEKEGSVQSSIRFGLPAISRTHPDYFKFSLMNTVLGGYFGSRLQKNIREDKGFTYGISSSLAPYPRGGYWVVGTDVNGENVDATLAEIKKEITILQTELIPQEELEIVQNYLMGSFTGELTQAFDIAEKVRVIQLNGLAPDFYDQFQDQVLKIQAQDIRDMATKYLNLDLMHEVIVG
- a CDS encoding PfkB family carbohydrate kinase, giving the protein MSLLSIGTVAFDALETPYGKTDKIIGGSCTYIALSAAFFLPKVNVVAVVGDDFPQEYMDTLTSRGINLDGLQIKKGEKSFFWAGKYHNNMNSRDTLVTELNVLADFKPEIPASYQDCDYLMLGNLTPQVQIEAIQGLNKRPKLVVMDTMNFWMDVAMDDLKRVLTMVDVLCINDEEARQLSEQYSLRTAAKMIMAMGPKTLIIKKGEHGALLFQGDRMFYCPALPLEDVFDPTGAGDTFVGGFIGYLAKTDDISFENMRRAIVHGSAMASFCVEKFGTERLFEITEADLASRVNEFRELATF
- the cysS gene encoding cysteine--tRNA ligase, yielding MQPLKIYNTLSREKELFTPIHENHVGLYVCGPTVYNYAHLGNVRTFTSFDILNRYLLHIGYKVRYVRNITDVGHLVGDGDEGEDKIGKMAKLEKLEPMEIVHRFTQDFHQVLEKFNLLPPNIEPTATGHIVEQIETTKSLIEKGLAYESNGSVYFDIETYNNNGGNYGHLSGRVIEDLLTETRDLDGVGEKRSPLDFALWKKAAPEHIMRWPSPWGEGFPGWHLECTCMSHKYLGDTFDIHGGGMDLKFPHHECEIAQAKGAYDRAPVRYWMHTNMLTVNGQKMSKSLGNSFLPAELIAGNHPLLDQAYSPMTVRFFMLQSQYRSTLDFSNDALKAAQKGYKKIANGLRIIKKLAYPADITANPDAAQEKEIKDAIQGCYDGMNDDLNTAVAIAHLFTLLKKINSLYTGALAFESISAETFSNLQRSYISILEDVLGIIEEVPAEMNGLTEELLQLYKGFKESRQYDKVDEIRGAFKSAGLLIKDMKNSIDWGYEE